A single region of the Maylandia zebra isolate NMK-2024a linkage group LG17, Mzebra_GT3a, whole genome shotgun sequence genome encodes:
- the tmem121b gene encoding transmembrane protein 121B translates to MVTETAKDNPKADYFPPEASDCPNSPISFSSEDGQLSRRRDTQTTSGSIIPEDSGSIQALVTSSAAAASIMTSGEFVQTAPLLAHKSKRSMLYKALCFLLLIFQGGVLDFYLIIFTDLYWCSWIATDLVVISGWGIFFMKNARSKRERACGFHQKSSIFGCNLGEFTYAYLAWLIYVIACTPKVVLILETSILELITLKVPFGATGFKIVMLLSAPLLFCLINSIIEDLNGSTRHHSQSCFMGTCLDLLDSFTLVEMLLRNEIPTLYLKYTVISVYFVALAVPVVWLYELTASELRCRWLWARFSTGLVVNAPLLVVRCFQVYIYKMPVSVFMFKNIFFLACKLLELLEQCVAFRGVRRLAGGSNPAQFSHCVSENDMCPHGYVNTLAVAQS, encoded by the coding sequence ATGGTCACTGAAACTGCAAAAGACAATCCGAAGGCCGATTATTTCCCACCCGAAGCGAGCGATTGCCCCAACTCTCCCATCTCATTTTCCTCCGAAGACGGCCAGCTAAGCAGGAGGCGCGACACCCAGACCACCAGCGGCAGCATCATCCCGGAGGACAGCGGCAGCATCCAGGCCCTGGTCACCTCATCCGCAGCCGCCGCCAGCATCATGACATCAGGGGAGTTCGTGCAGACCGCTCCCCTGCTGGCGCACAAATCCAAGAGGAGCATGCTGTACAAGGCGCTgtgcttcctcctcctcatcttccagGGCGGCGTTCTGGATTTCTACCTCATCATCTTCACGGACCTGTACTGGTGCTCGTGGATAGCCACGGACCTCGTGGTGATTTCGGGCTGGGGGATTTTCTTCATGAAGAACGCGCGGAGTAAGAGGGAGCGGGCCTGCGGCTTTCACCAGAAAAGCTCCATTTTCGGCTGCAACCTCGGAGAGTTCACCTACGCCTACCTTGCATGGCTCATCTACGTCATCGCCTGCACCCCTAAGGTGGTGCTCATCCTGGAGACCTCCATCCTGGAGCTGATCACGTTAAAGGTCCCGTTCGGAGCGACCGGCTTCAAAATCGTCATGCTGCTGTCTGCGCCGCTGCTCTTCTGCCTCATCAACTCCATCATCGAGGACCTGAACGGTTCGACGCGGCACCACTCCCAGAGCTGCTTCATGGGCACCTGCCTGGACCTGCTGGACAGCTTCACGCTTGTGGAGATGCTGCTAAGGAACGAGATCCCCACGCTTTATCTTAAATACACCGTGATCTCGGTGTACTTTGTGGCCCTGGCCGTGCCGGTGGTCTGGCTGTACGAGCTCACGGCGTCCGAGCTGCGCTGCAGGTGGCTTTGGGCCCGTTTCTCCACGGGCCTGGTGGTTAATGCGCCCCTGCTGGTGGTCAGGTGTTTCCAGGTCTACATCTACAAGATGCCGGTGTCGGTGTTCATGTTCAAAAACATCTTCTTCTTGGCCTGTAAGCTGCTGGAGCTGCTGGAGCAGTGTGTGGCGTTCCGGGGGGTCCGCAGGCTGGCTGGCGGCAGCAACCCGGCCCAGTTCTCCCACTGCGTGTCCGAGAACGACATGTGTCCGCACGGGTATGTCAATACTCTGGCTGTGGCTCAGTCCTAG
- the il17ra1a gene encoding interleukin 17 receptor A1a, which yields MSLHRALLLLTCVSLSTTLRILSGRLKCSRQDLNCEVRETNCLDKRWLKVHDYTPSNPEDLQVSVDVRPDEAGLLQPVLEASWKLKDDGSIHFLKATELHVLVESTNQNLCVRYSFKNELAMRSPSGEKWSFSADMLVLDPGQSYQVSVFNIPKPELHHSSYDIRKNLLVPHCEDPEMTNTQFCIERGSLWQPNISLSQVTVADGNSALAVSFSPDNLCEKYMVIVNGCSSQQDKHSLNKANQTLSVTFSLDSWPRSCCQFDVQIKPYFSQCGEDCTRRRKTQNICPSVTKGPAAFPADNAPHYGFVSLGVVSMCILMAAVMFAICRKPGKTNVSAGPKGVQEVQPVKQKPKVLVIYSQDHHLYRDIVLKLCTFLQTKCGTKVLVDLLDSTSVGMVGRLRWLEWQRQQLKDPSDKILVLCSRGVQAKWKAMCGQGRVTLKEDLLSPTDDMLTPFLNLFLPEMHQAGTLGKYMVAYFDDISSEKDVPSVFDIAVKYRLMKHFEELFFRILDIEKYQPGQVKHIEGIGADEYFNCPSGRALRTAIETFQAYQFENPDWFEKQCVVSEEEVLNDANMLIEQLHIPPVLECVPLIRDEFPVYVRDVEINENSSSIHILTPELNPESQLSSVIELIPAVNPSDRHQHSSGLENVLTESVYVAEPALNNPPPPRQNWVSLVDEPFSHIPTEDNEEDSLISLNQAYLDQRSQALPNSLDFNSPESSCTSVPGQHFPPSGMDNSEHVQIEENEAQEPKGPSSGSDQGYSSKNSSQHECPSKDESLVALAKLQKELFEEFDITV from the exons ATGAGCCTCCATCGAGCGCTGCTGCTGTTAACGTGTGTGTCGCTGTCGACCACGCTCAGGATTTTATCCGGACGTCTCAAGTGCTCTCGACAG GATTTGAATTGTGAAGTTCGTGAAA CTAACTGTCTGGACAAGCGGTGGCTGAAAGTTCATGATTACACTCCCAGCAATCCAGAGGACCTGCAGGTGTCAGTGGACGTCAggccagacgaggcaggactcCTGCAGCCAGTGCTAGAGGCTAGTTGGAAGTTAAAGGATGATG GTAGCATCCATTTCCTAAAGGCCACCGAGCTTCATGTTCTGGtggaatccaccaatcagaaccTGTGTGTTCGATATTCGTTCAAAAACGAACTCGCGATGAGGAGTCCATCAGGAGAAAAG TGGTCATTCTCAGCTGATATGCTGGTGCTGGATCCAGGGCAGAGCTACCAGGTCTCTGTCTTCAACATACCCAAACCAGAACTGCACCACAGCAGCTACGACATCAGGAAAAACCTCCTAGTTCCTC ATTGTGAAGATCCAGAAATGACGAACACACAGTTCTGCATAGAGAGAG GAAGTCTGTGGCAGCCTAACATCAGTCTGAGTCAGGTCACTGTAGCTGATGGAAACTCTGCTCTGGCTGTCAGCTTCAGCCCTGACAACCTGTGTGAGAAGTACATGGTTATTGTCAATGGCTGCTCTTCTCAACAGGATAAACACAGTTTAAATAAG GCGAATCAGACCCTGAGTGTAACATTCAGCCTGGATAGTTGGCCGAGATCGTGCTGCCAGTTTGATGTTCAG ATTAAACCTTATTTCTCACAATGTGGTGAAGACTGTACCCGTCGAAGGAAAACTCAGAATATTTGCCCCAGTGTGACGAAAGGTCCTGCAG CATTCCCAGCAGATAATGCCCCTCACTACGGGTTCGTTTCCCTGGGAGTGGTGTCGATGTGTATACTGATGGCAGCTGTTATGTTTGCCATCTGCAGGAAGCCAG GGAAAACTAATGTCAGTGCAGGACCAAAGGGAGTTCAGGAAGTGCAGCCAGTCAAACAAAAGCCCAAAGTATTGGTCATCTACTCACAAGACCACCATCTGTACAGGGACATCGTGCTGAAACTCTGCACCTTCCTCCAGACAAAGTGTGGCACTAAGGTGCTAGTAGACCTGCTCGACTCCACCTCGGTAGGCATGGTGGGTCGTCTGCGCTGGCTCGAGTGGCAGCGGCAGCAGCTGAAAGATCCCTCGGACAAAATTCTCGTGCTGTGCTCACGAGGCGTCCAGGCAAAGTGGAAGGCCATGTGCGGTCAGGGACGAGTGACTCTGAAGGAAGACCTCCTATCGCCCACAGACGACATGCTCACTCCTTTTCTCAACCTCTTTCTGCCAGAAATGCACCAGGCAGGCACGCTGGGCAAGTACATGGTAGCTTATTTTGATGACATCAGCAGCGAGAAAGACGTGCCGTCGGTTTTCGACATTGCGGTGAAATACAGGCTGATGAAGCACTTTGAAGAGCTGTTCTTCCGCATCTTAGACATCGAAAAGTATCAGCCGGGGCAGGTGAAGCACATTGAGGGAATCGGTGCAGATGAATATTTCAACTGTCCCTCTGGTAGAGCTCTGAGGACGGCCATTGAAACCTTCCAGGCCTACCAGTTTGAAAATCCCGACTGGTTCGAGAAGCAGTGTGTGGTTAGTGAAGAGGAGGTCCTAAACGACGCCAACATGCTCATTGAACAGCTGCATATTCCTCCCGTCCTTGAATGTGTCCCTCTAATCAGAGATGAGTTTCCTGTCTATGTTCGTGACGTGGAAAtcaatgaaaacagcagcagcattcaCATTCTCACCCCTGAACTGAACCCGGAGAGTCAGCTGTCCTCAGTAATAGAACTTATACCTGCAGTCAATCCATCAGACAGACATCAGCATTCATCCGGCCTGGAGAACGTGCTGACGGAGTCTGTCTACGTAGCTGAGCCAGCTTTAAACAATCCACCGCCACCCAGACAGAACTGGGTCTCCCTTGTGGATGAACCGTTTAGTCACATTCCCACTGAAGATAATGAGGAGGATTCCTTGATATCTCTGAACCAAGCTTATCTGGACCAAAGAAGCCAAGCTCTGCCGAACTCCCTGGACTTTAATTCTCCGGAATCGTCGTGTACAAGTGTTCCCGGGCAGCATTTCCCCCCCTCTGGGATGGATAACTCTGAGCATGTGCAGATAGAGGAGAACGAGGCTCAGGAGCCAAAAGGACCAAGCAGTGGCTCCGATCAAGGCTACAGCTCAAAAAACTCCTCCCAGCACGAATGTCCATCTAAAGACGAGTCACTGGTGGCTTTGGCAAAGCTGCAGAAGGAGCTGTTTGAAGAATTTGACATTACAGTGTGA